The following proteins are co-located in the Acidobacteriota bacterium genome:
- a CDS encoding PQQ-binding-like beta-propeller repeat protein — MGFLARRSKRRGLDLPVAPRPTCLALTTLLLCSCTPDLQNANWSAYLGDPGRRHYSELVQINRDNVRELEVAWIYDSGALVPGSRPVMYTSPLIIDGVLYGLSPRLVAFALDAATGDELWRYDPDAAGAAQRGLMWWQDDDRSRLFYTAGRELIALDPSTGRPVEDLARTAGSI, encoded by the coding sequence ATGGGTTTCCTGGCTCGCCGTTCGAAGCGCCGGGGGTTGGATCTCCCAGTGGCGCCACGGCCGACTTGCCTTGCTCTCACCACCCTCCTGCTGTGCTCCTGCACGCCCGACCTGCAGAACGCCAATTGGTCCGCCTATCTGGGCGATCCGGGACGTAGACACTATTCCGAGTTGGTTCAGATCAATCGCGACAATGTTCGCGAGCTCGAGGTGGCGTGGATCTACGACTCCGGCGCGCTGGTCCCCGGGTCGAGGCCGGTCATGTACACCAGCCCGCTCATCATCGATGGCGTGCTGTATGGCTTGTCACCGAGACTCGTCGCGTTTGCCCTTGACGCAGCGACCGGTGACGAGTTGTGGCGGTACGATCCGGACGCGGCTGGAGCCGCTCAACGGGGGCTCATGTGGTGGCAGGACGACGATCGATCCCGCCTGTTCTATACCGCTGGCCGCGAGCTCATCGCGCTAGATCCGAGCACGGGTCGACCCGTCGAGGACTTGGCGAGAACGGCAGGGTCGATCTAA
- a CDS encoding PQQ-binding-like beta-propeller repeat protein: MTRLVVLALIGLVSVAGPAAAQAPAAPPVTDAMLQDPAPGDWLMWRRTLNGWGYSPLDQINRDNVDELRLVWTRALSSGYQEGTPLAYGGTLYMPNPNDHLQAIDAVTGDLLWEYRREIPDNAEELAAAAGLATVNRNVAIYGNVIIDTGNDGHVYAVDAATGELAWETEIYDYTTAAARHSSGPIVANGKVISGRSCRPAGGPTACVIVAHDATTGAELWRTRLVPAPGEPGDETWGGVPYEERVHVGSWMVPSYDPELDLVYVGTSVTSPAPKFLLGGSDLKHLYHNSTLALDGDTGEIRWYYQHLNDHWDMDHPFERLLVDTAVAPDPDAVSWINPRVRAGEVRKVVTGIPGKTGVVYTLDRETGEFLWATPTVTQNLISDIDGATGEVTPNSEAVFSGYGQQILSCPGWLGGKDWEAGAYSPLTNTMYYPLRNSCARVLATPDEGLAIYQLAARFQMAPGTDQLGTVHAISAETGRSAWVQEQRAATMSLVTTGGGLVFGGDVNGRFRALDQETGEVLWEINLGSPVTGFPISFAVDGRQYVAVSTGTAASASAFVGLTPELRPSYGNNLFVFALP, from the coding sequence ATGACGCGCCTTGTCGTCCTGGCCCTGATCGGACTCGTTTCGGTGGCCGGACCGGCCGCGGCGCAGGCTCCCGCAGCGCCTCCCGTCACGGACGCCATGCTCCAGGATCCGGCGCCCGGCGACTGGCTCATGTGGCGGCGCACCCTGAACGGCTGGGGCTACAGCCCGCTCGACCAGATCAACCGGGACAACGTCGACGAACTGCGTCTGGTGTGGACCCGCGCCCTGTCGTCCGGCTACCAGGAAGGCACGCCGCTGGCCTATGGCGGCACGCTGTACATGCCGAACCCGAACGATCACCTGCAGGCGATCGATGCGGTGACCGGCGATCTCCTTTGGGAGTACCGCCGGGAGATCCCGGACAACGCCGAGGAACTGGCCGCGGCGGCGGGGCTCGCCACCGTCAACCGGAACGTGGCGATCTACGGGAACGTGATCATCGATACCGGCAACGACGGCCACGTCTACGCGGTTGACGCCGCGACCGGGGAACTGGCCTGGGAGACCGAGATCTACGACTACACGACGGCGGCGGCGCGGCACTCGTCGGGTCCGATTGTCGCCAACGGCAAGGTGATTTCGGGGCGCAGTTGCCGGCCCGCGGGCGGTCCGACGGCCTGCGTGATCGTCGCGCATGACGCCACGACCGGGGCCGAGCTGTGGCGGACCCGCCTCGTCCCGGCGCCGGGCGAGCCGGGCGACGAGACCTGGGGCGGCGTGCCCTACGAGGAGCGCGTCCACGTGGGCTCGTGGATGGTGCCCAGCTACGACCCGGAGCTCGACCTGGTCTACGTCGGCACGTCCGTCACCTCTCCCGCGCCGAAGTTCCTGCTCGGCGGCTCGGACCTGAAGCACCTGTACCACAACTCGACCCTCGCCCTCGACGGCGACACCGGCGAGATTCGCTGGTACTACCAGCACCTGAACGACCACTGGGACATGGACCATCCCTTCGAGCGGCTGCTCGTCGACACCGCGGTGGCCCCGGACCCCGACGCCGTGAGCTGGATCAATCCGCGCGTGCGCGCCGGCGAGGTGCGCAAGGTCGTCACCGGCATTCCCGGAAAGACGGGCGTGGTGTACACCCTCGACCGCGAGACGGGGGAGTTCCTCTGGGCCACGCCGACGGTCACCCAGAACCTCATCAGCGACATCGACGGCGCCACCGGCGAGGTCACCCCGAACTCCGAGGCGGTCTTCAGCGGCTACGGACAGCAGATCCTGTCGTGCCCCGGCTGGCTGGGCGGCAAGGACTGGGAAGCCGGCGCCTACAGCCCGCTGACGAACACGATGTACTACCCGCTGCGCAACTCGTGCGCACGCGTCCTGGCGACCCCGGACGAGGGATTGGCCATCTACCAGCTTGCCGCCCGCTTCCAGATGGCGCCCGGCACCGACCAGTTGGGCACGGTCCACGCGATCTCGGCGGAAACGGGCCGCTCGGCCTGGGTGCAGGAGCAGCGCGCGGCAACCATGTCGCTCGTCACCACCGGCGGCGGGCTCGTGTTCGGCGGAGACGTGAACGGGCGCTTCCGCGCCCTCGACCAGGAGACCGGCGAGGTGCTGTGGGAGATCAACCTCGGCTCGCCGGTCACCGGTTTTCCGATCAGCTTCGCGGTCGACGGCCGTCAGTACGTCGCGGTCAGCACCGGCACCGCCGCGAGCGCGTCCGCATTCGTCGGCCTCACGCCCGAGCTTCGTCCCAGCTACGGGAACAACCTGTTCGTTTTCGCTCTGCCTTAA